In the genome of Campylobacter helveticus, the window CTTTTCTGCTTCTTCTTTTTTGCAAAAAAATCTTAAAAATTGTGATTTTGAGGCGCAAAAAACTAGAGGCTTTAAAAAAAGAGAGATGATAAAAGCTTTTTTAAAAAAAGAGGTTCAAATTCCAAGCAAAGAAGCTTATTTTCAAAAAATCTCAACTCCATTTAAAGGTAAAAAAGTCGCTATTATCGGTGCTGGAATTTGTGCGGCTGTTTTAGCTTATGAGCTTTCTTTACGAGGTTTTGAAGTAGAAATTTTTGAGAAAAATTTAACGCTTTACGAGGGTGCTAGTGCGAATGAAAGTGGGATTTTAAGCTCTTTGATTTTAAAGCCTGAAAGTATATTAGGAAATTTTTCTTTAAGTGCTTTCGTGGAGGCAAGTCGTTTTTATGGGCAAATTTTGGGCTTAAATTTAAAAGGTGTTTATGAATTTGCCCACAACGAGCAAATGCAGCAAAGGTTTCTTACGCAAAAAAATAATGCTTATTTTAAAATTACGCAAAACAAGGCGTTTTTAGATTGTGGAGGACATATTTATCCTAGAGAAATTGTGTCAAATTTATTTAAAAAAGCTAAAGCAAAGATACATTTTAATCATCATTTTAGCCATTATGAGCGAAAAGATGGGGATTTTATTTTGCATTTTAAAAATGCACCAAAGAGGCAAGAATTTGGAAATTTAATTTATGCTTTAGGAGCTGACGCGAAAGAATTTGTGCATTATGAAGCTATGCTTTTAAGCAAGGTAAGGGGGCAAGTAACGCATTTAAGACCATTTTTAAAAACCAAATTTCCCCTTTCTTCTAAGGCTTATATTTGCCCCGCAAAAGAGGATTTGCAAGTCATTGGTGCGACTTATGATAGATTAAATGAGAATGAAAAAAGTCAAGTCGAAGATGATGAGGAAAATTTGTTTAACATAAAGGAATTTTTAAAAGGAGATGAAAAGATTGAGATTGTAGGCTCTAGAGTGGGGTTTCGCTCCTATTCTAGTGATAGATTTTGCATAGTTGGGGCTGCTTATGATGAGGAATTTTATAAGGAAAATTACAAGGCATTGTTGTGGCATAAAGATAAGCCTCAAATTTTACCGCAAAATATCCCAAATCTTTATTTCAATTTCGCTCACGGCTCACGCGCTTTTAGCTCAAGTGTCCTTGCGGCTAGGTATATTTGTGCTTTGATAAATGATGAGCCTTTGGGTTTTTATGCGGATTTTATCCCTTATATCCACCCTGCGAGATTTTTGATAAGAAAGCTTAAGAAGGGTTTATTAAGCTAATTTTAAATTTCTTATAAATTTTTTCTAAGATTTGTAAATTGTTAATTTAAGTTTAAAAAACTTTATTTTATCATTCTAGAGAATAAAATTTAAACCGAAGGAAAAGTAATGCTTGAACTCAATCAAATCAAATCGCGTTTAGAGGCACTTGAAAAACTTCCTTCTTTAAAGTCTAGCAATTCTATCCCAAAGGCTTTAGAGAAGGCTGGTTTTTCAAGAAGAGATTTTATGAAATGGGCAGGGGCTATGACGGCATTTTTAGCACTTCCTGCAAGTTTTGCCCCTATGGTAGCAAGGGCAGCTGAATTAGCAGACAGACTTCCTGTTGTGTGGCTTCATATGGCTGAATGCACGGGTTGTAGCGAAAGTTTGCTAAGAAGTGATACGCCAACGATTGATAGTCTCATTTTTGATTATATTTCTTTAGAATATCACGAAACTGTAATGGCGGCTTCTGGTTGGCAAGCTGAAGAAAATTTAGAAAGTGCTATTGAGAAGCATAAGGGCAAATATGTTTTGATGGTTGAGGGTGGAATTCCTATGGGAGACCAGGAATCTTATTTAACGGTTGGACCTCACGGAAAAACGGGGTATGAAATAGCAAAGGCGGCAAGTGATAATGCTTATGCTATTTTGGCTATTGGCACCTGTTCTAGCTTTGGAGGAATTCAGGCAGCAAGACCAAACCCGAGTAATTCTCAGCCTTTAAGTAAGGTTACAAATAAAACTATCATCAATGTTCCCGGTTGTCCTCCAAGTGAAAAAAATATCGTAGGAAATGTTCTTCAGCTTTTACTCTTTAAAGAGCTTCCAAGCCTTGATGTTTATAATAGACCAAAATGGGCTTACGGCTTAAGAATCCACGATTTGTGTGAAAGAAGAGGGCGTTTTGATGCGGGTGAATTTGTCCATCATTTTGGCGATGAGGGTGCAAAGCAAGGATATTGCCTTTATAAAGTGGGCTGTAAGGGACCTTACACTTTTAATAATTGCTCTAGAGAAAGATTTAATCAGCATACTTCTTGGCCTATCCAAGCGGGACACGGCTGTATAGGTTGTTCTGAGCCAAATTTCTGGGACACAATGGGACCTTTTGAAGAGCCTATGGCAAGTCGTCAGTTTGATCCTATTTTTGGACTTGGAGCGGATAATGTTTCGGATAAGATAGGTATAGGTGTTTTAACATTAACCGGAGTTGCCGTAGCCGCACACGCAGTTATTGCTTCTATGAAGAAAAATGAGGAGTAAAAAATGAGTCAAAGAATTATAGTTGATCCGATTACAAGAATTGAGGGGCATTTAAGGGTTGAGGTTGTTGTTGATGATAATAATGTCGTAAAAGAGGCGTATGCGGGCTCTACTTTATGGCGTGGTATTGAAACCATCGTTAAGGGTCGCGACCCAAGAGATGCAGGTTTTATGACGCAAAGAATCTGTGGAGTTTGCACCTTTTCGCATTATAAAGCAGGAATTGTTGCTGTGGAAAATGCGCTTGGCATTACCCCTCCGCTGAATGCTTTGCTAACTAGAACTTTAATGAATGCAGCATTATTTTTACACGACCATATCGTGCATTTTTATCAGCTTCACGGGCTTGATTGGGTTGATGTAGTAAGTGCTTTAAGTGCAGATGTGAAAAAAGCGAGCGATTTGGCTTTTAAATTTAGTCCAAATCCTTACGCCACAGGTGCGGATAAATTATTAGAAGTGCAACAAAGACTTAAGACTTTTGTTGATAAAGGAAATTTGGGACCTTTTGCTAATGCTTACTATGGACATCCAACCTATCGTTTGAGTGCGGAAGAGAATTTAATTGCCCTTTCGCATTATTTAGAATGTCTTAGAATTCAAAGAATTATCGCACAATGTATGGCAATTTTCGGTTCTAAAAATCCTCATCCGCAAAGTTTAACTGTGGGTGGTGTAACTTGTGTTATGGATTTATTAAGTCCTACTAGAATGGGTGAGTATTTGGAGAAATTTAAAGAAGTGGCGGATTTTGTGAACCGTGCCTATTATCCTGATTTAATTATGGCAGGAAAAGCTTATGCAAATGAGGCTAGTGTGTTAAATGATGTCGGTGTGGCAAATCTTTACACTTTTAAAGAATTTCAAGTGGGTCGCGATGAGTGGCTTTTTGAAAGTGGCATTATTAAAAATGGCGATTTAAGTAAGGTTTATGAGGTAGAAGAAGATAAGATTACCGAAGAGGCGACTCATTCTTGGTATGCGGATAATGAGCCTTTACATCCTTATGATGGCAAAACAAATCCTAATTACACAGGGCTTGTCGATGGCGAAAGTATCGATCATCACGGCAAAATAGCTCATACTAAAAATTTCGATACTAAGGGTAAATATAGCTGGATTAAGGCTCCTCGTTATGAGGGTGAGCCTATGCAAGTGGGACCTTTGGCAAATCTTGTTGTCAATTACGCTAAAGGAAATCAATATGTCGTTCCAGTTGTTGATACATTCTTAAAAGAAACAGGACTTCCTCTAACGGCTGTATTTAGCACACTAGGAAGAACGGCAACGCGTTGTTTGGAAGCAAAAATCATAGCAAATAATGCTTTGAAAGCTTTTGATAATTTAGTTGCAAATTTAAAGGTTGATGAAAGCACTTGTGCGCCTTATGTGATTGATAAAAATAAAGAATACAAAGGGCGTTATATGGGGCATGTGCCTCGTGGGACACTAAGCCATTGGTGTAGGATAAAAGATGGTGTGATTGAAAATTGGCAAGCTGTTGTGCCAAGCACTTGGAATGCTTCTCCAAAAGACGCAAATGGCGTAGGTGGAAGTTATGAGCAGTGCTTGATTGGACTTAAGATAGCTGATGTGAAGCAGCCTCTTGAAATCATACGCAAAATTCATTCTTATGACCCTTGTATTGCCTGTGCTGTGCATGTTATGGATACTAAGGGAAATAATTTGAGCGAATATAAAGTGAATGTAAATTTGTAAGGAGGCTTTGATGCAAAAACAAGAAGAAAAATTGCAAAGAAAAGCAGAATATGAATTTAGCATAGGTTTGCGTTTAACTCACTGGATAAGGGCTGTGGCTATTGTGATTTTGGTTGGGACAGGATATTATCTTTCCTATGTTTTTCAAAATCCTATTAGCACAGGTGAGCCTACAAATTTTATGCAGGCAAAGTACCGCTTAGTGCATCAGGCTGTGGGTTTTGTTTTGATAGGGTGCGTTATTTTTAAGGCATATTTATTCTTTTTTGATAAGTGGAGTCGCAAAGAAAAGGCAAGTATCGCTGATGTTTTTAATCTTAAGGTTTGGATAGAACAGATTAAATTTTATCTTTTTTTAGGAAAGCATCCACCACTTAAGGGTGTTTATAACCCTTTGCAATATGTAACCTACCTTTTCTTTTATCTTGTGATTGTTGGTATTATCTTAACGGGACTTATACTCTACACTCACGCTTATCACGAGGGTTTGGGTGGTATGCTTTATAGTGCGTTAAGACCATTGGAGGCTATGATGGGAGGATTGGCTGAGGTTAGAACTTATCATAGAATTTTAATGTGGGTAATTTTAATTTTTGTCCCTGTGCATATTTATATGGCTATCTTTAATGCCATTAAGGGTAGAGACGGCGCACTTGATGCTATTGTTAGCGGCTATAAATTCATTAAGGAAGAGAAAAATTGAAATTTCTTGTGCTTGGCATAGGAAATATTATGTTTGCGGATGAAGGCTTAGGCGTTCATCTTTGCAAACAGCTTGAAAAAAACTACCGCTTCCATCATCCAACTCACAGCCTTACTTTCATCGATGGAGGCACTTTAGCCTTGCATTTGAGTTATATTATTGCAGAATATGATGAAATGATTATTCTTGACTGCATTGATGCGGACAACGCAGAGGTGGGCGAGGTGTTTTTTTTCCCTTATGATGCAATGCCAAAGAGGGTGAGTTGGAGTGGAAGCGCACACGAGATAGAAATGCTTCAAACGCTACAATATATGGAATTAGCTGGGGATTTACCGCATACACAAATTTTAGCTGCAGTGCCAAGACGCATTGAGCCTATGAGTTTTGAGCTTTCAGCTGAGATTATAAAAGCGGCTAGTATTATGGAGAAAACTTTGTTAGATTTCATAGCTAAAAAGGGCTTTAGCTATGAAAAAGTGGCGGATTTTAGCTTGCAAGAGTTGGCACAAAGTTCCTTTAAATCTTAAATTCTTTCAATTTTTCTATCACCATTTTAGGACTTAAATCTTTCATACATTTATGGTGTTTTAGTATGCAGGTGCGTTTCATACAGGGCATACAAGCTAAATTAAGATGGATAATTTTAGCATTTTCGCTCTGCCAAGGTGAGGTTTGAGTGAATTTAGTCGGTCCAAAAATCACTAGCATTTTCACCTTTAAAGCCGCACCTATGTGCATGGCTCCGCTGTCATTTGTGAGGAAAATATCACTTAAGGCGATATTTTGTGCGAGGGTTTGAATGCTTGTTTTGTTGCATAAATTTTTCGCCCTAACGCCTTTTTGTGCGAGTATGTTGGCAATTCTAGCACAAATGATAGCCTCTTCTTTACCCGCCCCAAGAATAATAATTTCGTGGCTTTTGGCAAATTCAAACCCCACTTTTGCAAAATACTCTTCATCCCAGCGTTTAGCACTCCCATAGCTTGCACCAGGGTTTAAAGCGAGAATTTTTTTGCCACTTTTAAGTTGTAGGGGTGCTTTAAATTTCGTTTTGATGGGTAGTTTTAAATCTTTTGATGAGATTTGAAAATTTAAAGTATGCTCAATGAAATTTAAGTATTTTAAAACTTGATGTGAGTCTTTTAAGATTTTTTTGTTGAAACAAAATTTTTTTTTGGATTTTATGATTTTTAAAATAAGCTTTGCCGAAAGTGCCGAGCGAAAAGAAAATGCAAGGTCAAATTGATGATTTTGACGCAAATGAAAGGCTTGTTTGTAGCGCTTTTTTTTATCTTCTAAGATAATGCTTGAGTTGGGAAATTCTTTAAAAAGCCCTGTCGCTACAAAAGAGCCAAAAAAGACAAATTCCGCTTCTTTAAACCGCTCTTTAATGCCATAAATCGCCGCACTAGCCATAACGCAATCGCCTAGCCAAGTGGGAAGATTGATAAAAATTTTCATATTTTGCCCTTATGTGATAAAATTTCAATTTTAACAAAATAGGCTAAAAATGACAATAATTTCTATCATCATCCCACTTCATAACTGCGAAAATTTCATACACAGAGCCTTAAAAAGCTGTCAAAATCAAGATTTTATCAATTATGAAGTGATTATTATTGACGATAAAAGCGAAGATGAGGGAGCTAAGATAGCTTTAGAATTTGTTAAAAAGGATAGACGATTTAAGCTTTTTAGTAATGCCACACACTTAGGCACTTTTGCAAGTAGAAACGAGGGAATTTTAAGGGCAAATTCGCCTTTTTTGATGTTTTTAGACGCAGATGATTATTTATGCGATGGGGCGTTAAAAAGGGTTTTTGAAAGTTTAAATTTAAAAGCTGATGTGGTGCTTTTTGACTCTTTTGTGCATAGGGTTAAAATAAAGCAATTTTATCGTTTTAAGCAAGATAGGCTTTTTAATAAAAATGAGTTTTTAAGTTTTTTGGCAGAGCAAAGGCATTTTTGCTGGTCGGTTTGGGCTAAGGTTTTTCGTAAGGATTTGGCTTTAAAATGTTTTGAGTTTGTTGATAAAAATGCGTTTTTGTGCTATGGCGAAGATGTGCTTTTTTGCTATATTTATTTTATGTTTTGTGAAAGTATAGCTATTTTTAAGCATAGTATTTACCGCTACGAATTTAACGCTTTTGGGCGTTATGAGAGCAAAGATGAGATGATTTTAAGGCAAAATTATGAAGATAAGAAAAAAAGCCTTAAGTTTATCAAAAGTATTGCTAAAAATTTTCCGCCAAATTCTTTAAATGAAAAGCTTTTTATGCACCTAGAAAAAGAGACTTTAGATTTAAAGAAGAGATATTTAAAGTTGATTAAGAAAGAAAAAATAGAATTAGTAAAAAAAGAGGAAAAATGAAAGGAATTATTTTAGCAGGTGGAAGTGGGACAAGACTCTATCCATCTACGCTTATGGTGTCTAAGCAGTTGTTGCCTATTTATGATAAGCCTATGATTTATTATCCATTATCTGTGCTAATGCTTGCGCAAATTAGAGAGGTTTTAATCATTTCTACCCCTAAAGATACACCAAGATTTAGAGAGATTTTTGGCGATGGTAGTTGGCTTGGTATGGAGATTGAGTATTCTATACAAGAGAGCCCTGATGGATTAGCTCAAGGACTTATTTTAGCAGAGCAGTTTGTAGGCAATGATGATGTAGCATTGATTCTGGGGGATAATGTCTTTTATGGGCAGGGCTTTTCGCCTATGCTTTTAGAGGCAAAGCAAGAGGCACAAAATGGCATTGCTACGATTTTTTCCTATCGCGTTAAAGACCCAGAGCGTTTTGGTGTAGTAGAGATAGATAAAGAGGGCAGGGCGTTAAGCATTGAAGAGAAGCCACTTAATCCTAAGAGTAATTTTGCGGTAACTGGGTTATATTTCTATGATAACAACGCTATTTCTATTGCTAAATCTTTAAAGCCTAGTGCAAGGGGAGAGCTAGAAATCACTGATGTAAATATTGCATATCTTAAGCAAAATAAGTTAAGATCTCAAGTGCTAGGCAGGGGCTTTGCGTGGCTTGATACAGGCACGCACGATAGTCTTGTGGAGGCTTCTACTTTTGTGCAGACTATTGAGTTACGACAGGGCTATAAAATCGCGTGTTTAGAGGAGATTGCCTATCATAATGGCTGGATTGATGAAGAAAAATTGCTAGAGCGTGCTTACATTTTGCAAAAAAGTGGCTATGGTGAGTATTTGAAAAATCTTTTAGACTTAAGTAGGGCAGGGCAGTGAAAAGTATTTTAATAACAGGTGGGGCTGGTTTTATCGGTAGCAATTTTGTGTTGTATTTTTTGAAAAAATATCCAAATTATCACATTGTAAATTTAGATCTGCTTACTTACGCTGGAAGTTTAGAGAATCTAAAAGGTGTGGAAAATTTCAACAATTATACTTTTATACAGGGCGATATTTGTGATGAAGGCTTGGTAGATGAAATTTTCAAAAAATATGAGATTGAAAGTGTGATACATTTTGCTGCTGAATCTCACGTAGATAATTCTATTGCCAATCCCAATGCGTTTATAAAAACAAATGTCAATGGGACTTTTAATCTTTTGCATACTGCTTATTTACATTGGTTTGAAGCACCGCATATTGCAAAAAGAGGCAAGGAAAATTGTGTGTTTCATCACATTAGCACTGATGAAGTTTTTGGCTCTTTGGGCGAGAGTGGGTATTTTACAGAATCTACACCCTATGCACCAAACTCCCCCTATTCAGCTTCTAAGGCATCAAGCGATATGCTTGTGAGATCTTATATCCATACCTATGGATTAAAGGCGTTTATTACAAATTGCTCTAACAATTATGGTCCTAAGCAACACGATGAAAAGCTTATCCCTACAATCATTCGTAACGCTCTGCAAGGTGAGACAATACCTATTTATGGCGATGGTAAAAATGTGCGTGATTGGCTCTATGTGGAGGATCATTGCCGTGCTATTGATGTAGTGTTTCACTCACAATGCTATGGTGAGACTTTTAATGTCGGTGGGAATTGTGAGCGTGTGAATATAGAGATTGTAAAGCATATTTGTGCATTGCTTGATGAGATTGCCCCAAGGGCGGATAAAAAGTCTTATCAAAGTCAAATTGCTTTTGTGCAGGATAGGGCAGGACACGATAGGCGTTATGCCATTGATTCTAGCAAGATAGCTAAGATTCTGGGCTGGAAGCCACAAGAGAGTTTCGCAAGTGGGCTAGAGAAGACATTGCGGTATTATGTGAGAAAATATAGGAGTGTTTTATGAATAAAGTAGCTAGAATATTGCAAAAAATAAGAGTGGCGTATTATCGTCATTTCGTTTCTAATGTTAAAGTGTCTGGGGGTTTTAAAATACATTCAGCTACGATTTTTCATAGCGTGAATGAGGGTAAAATATGTATTGCTGATAATGTGCATCTGGGCTATTATCCGTCTCCTTTATTTTTTAATGCGTGCAATCACATTGATGTGCGGGGGGGGGTAATACTATGATAAGTATAGATTCTGGAACATTTATTAATAACAATTTTTCTCTTGTTGCGTATAGAGAGGGTATCCATATTGGCAGAAATTGCTTTATAGGGACAAATTTTCAGGTTATGAGTTCTGATTTTCACGCACTTACAATAAAAAATAGAAATGATGAGAAATATATACAAAGTGCGAGTGTGGAGATAGGAGATAACTGCTTTATAGGGAATAATGTTATTGTGTTAAAAGGTGTAAAACTTGGAAGTGGCTGTGTTGTGGGAAGTGGCAGTGTGGTAACAAAGTCTTTTGGAGCAAATTTAATTATAGCTGGCAATCCCGCAAGATTAATTAAAGAAATCAAACAGGAGGAATAAAGATGTATAAGATGATTGATTTGCAAATGCATAATGACAAAGGCTCTATGCTTATAGCCTTACAAAAGAATGTAAATTGCCCTTTTGAGATTAAAAGAGCCTTTTATATCTTTGGTGTGCCAAAAGATGTCATAAGGGGAGAGCACGCTAATAAAAATTCTCAATTTCTTTTTGTAACCTTGCAGGGTGCGTGTAAAATTTGTGTAGATAATGGTGTAAAAAAAGAGGAATTTTTACTAGATAGTCCCCAAAAAGCTTTATATTTAGACAAAATGTTATGGAAAGAGATGTATCATTTTAGTGAAAATTGCATTTTGCTTGTTTTGAGTGATTGTTATTATGATAAAGATGAATATATTTACGATTATGAAGCTTTTAAGCAGATGTGGGGGGGGGGGGGAGTAAGTAGCCTTCGTTATCTTTTGGAGGTGGCGTAGCTATGAATTGTAAGGTAATGAAATTAGATGTAAAGGCTGACGAGAGGGGGAAATTGGTAGCTTTGGAAAATTTAAAAAATATCCCTTTTGAGATTAAAAGAGTGTATTATATCTTTGATACTAAGCCAGAATTTCAAAGAGGGGGACATGCACATAAGCATTTGGAGCAACTTATCGTCGCTATGGATGGCTCCTGTGAGTTTGTGTTAGATGATGGAACTAAAAGGCAAAATGTGTTTTTAAATCGCCCAGATATAGGGCTTTATATAGGTAAAAATATGTGGCGGGAAATGCGAAATTTCTCATATGGTTGTAAGCTAATGATTTTGGCAAGCGATTTTTATGATGAGAGTGAGTATATCCGCGATTATGATGAATTTTTGAGGCAGTTTTAATGTATGCAATATATGTTTGGATATTTAATAAAATAGAGAATTGTTTTCATAATTTTTTGAAACATTCTTGTGATCGTTTGAGTATAAGAGCTGTTAAATTTATTGCTTTTTACTATCCAGATGCGAAAATTAGAAAACTTTATTTAAGACGCTTAGGCTTCATTATGGATGAGGGGACTTTTTCAAATTTAGGTTTAAAATTTACAATGAATGATGATTTTAGCCCTTGCGTTTTTGTCGCTAAGAGAGTTTCTATCGCTCCTAATGTTACTTTTATAGCAAATAGTGAACCCAATAATTCTTTACTTTTGACCCAAAATTCTTATGTGAGGGAAAAATTAATTAAAAAAAATATAAAGATTATTGTTGAAGATGATGTTTGGATTGGTGCAAATGTAACTATAATGCCCGGTGTTAGACTTAGAAGAGGCTGTATTATCGGTGCCGGTGCTGTGCTAACTAAAGATACTGATGAATTTGGTGTTTATGCCGGAATTCCCGCGATTAAAATTAGACAATTAGAGGGCTTTAAATGATAAAAATTTCCATTTATGAGGAAATAAAGATTAAAGAGTGGAATTTATTTAATCAAAATGCTAAAAATGGAATCTTTATGTTTGATAGAAATTATATGGATTATCACGCTGATAGATTTATGGATCATTCATTAATGTTTTATGAAGATTCTAAGCTTATCGCCCTTTTACCTTTAAATATCAAAGATTGTGTATTATATTCTCATCAAGGGCTAACTTTTGGTGGGTTTATCACTAATTCCATAATGAAGCAATACAAAATGCTTGAGTGTTTCGAGGCGTTATTAGAGTATATGCGAGAGATTAAGGCACAAAAGATGATTTATAAAGCAATCCCCTATATTTATCATAAATACCCCGCACAAGAGGATATATATGCGTTGTCTCTCTTTGGGGCAAAGCCCTGCCGCACAGATTGTTCTTCAAGCATTAATTTAGCACATTTACTTTCAATGCCAAAGGGTAGAAAAGCACAGATTTCTAGGGCAAAGCGTGAAGGTGTGGTTATAGAATCTTCCACCAACTTCCCTGCTTTTATCACACTATTAAATGAAGTCTTGCAAACAAAGCATAATACACAAGCTGTGCATTCAGCCAAAGAGTTAGAATTACTTCATAATAGATTTAAAGAAAATATTACTCTCTACATTGCAAAACAAAATAATGAGATTCTAGCAGCTACTTTGCTTTTTATCTATCCAAATCTCGTGCATACACAATATTTAGCAACAAGTGAAAAGGGCAGGGCGGTAGGTGCGCTAGACTTACTTATAAAAACATTGATAGATAAATATGCTACAACAAAACAATACTTTGACTTTGGAATCTCCACAGAAAATAATGGCTTATTCTTAAACGAAGGACTTATCGCACAAAAAGAGGGCTTTGGTGCAAGGACAATTGTGCATAGTTTTTATGAGCTGAATATTAACGGGGGGGGGGGGGGGGTAACTCTTCTAAAAAATAATCGCGTAATTTTTCATACAAGCTTTGCAAATGAGGTGGCATAGATGAAAGTTTGCATAGCTGGAAAAAATGATATTGCCGTTAATGCTTTGGAATTTTTACTTACATTTTATGAGCCAAAAGATTTAATCGTGGTGCCTAATCAAAATGATGAGGGAAAGGACACTTGGCAAAGATCCTTAAAAAAGGTTGCTCAAAAATATGGCGTAAAAATTGTGAGTTTAGAGGAATGTTATAGTGTGAAAGATTTGCTTTTTATTTCTTTAGAATTTGATTTAATTATCAAGCCTGAAAAATTTGTAAGCAAGAGGCTCTTTAATATTCATTTTTCAAATTTGCCTAAATATAAGGGTGTTTATACTTCCATAATGCCTATTTTATATGGAGAAAATGAGGCTGGAGTCACTTTGCATTATATTGATGATGGGATAGATACGGGCGATATTATCTCTCAAAGACTTTTTAAAATAGGTCTTAATGATACTGCTAGAGATTTGTATTTTAAATATCTTAAAAATGCTTTTCTGCTTTTTAAATTAGAATTTAAAAAATTAGAAAGTGGAAATTGTAAGCGACAAAAGCAAGATTTAATAGGAAGTTTTTTTACAAGAAAAAGTATAGAATTTGAAAGAAAACTTGATTTAAATAAGACGAGTTTTGAAATTCACAATGAACTTCGTGCATTTATTTTTGAAGAATATCAACTTCCACAAATTAATCATTTTCAAATTGTAAAGTCAAGACTAAGTAAAAAATTTATTGGAAGAAAAGTTTTTAAGGAATTTGATG includes:
- the rfbA gene encoding glucose-1-phosphate thymidylyltransferase RfbA, encoding MKGIILAGGSGTRLYPSTLMVSKQLLPIYDKPMIYYPLSVLMLAQIREVLIISTPKDTPRFREIFGDGSWLGMEIEYSIQESPDGLAQGLILAEQFVGNDDVALILGDNVFYGQGFSPMLLEAKQEAQNGIATIFSYRVKDPERFGVVEIDKEGRALSIEEKPLNPKSNFAVTGLYFYDNNAISIAKSLKPSARGELEITDVNIAYLKQNKLRSQVLGRGFAWLDTGTHDSLVEASTFVQTIELRQGYKIACLEEIAYHNGWIDEEKLLERAYILQKSGYGEYLKNLLDLSRAGQ
- the rfbB gene encoding dTDP-glucose 4,6-dehydratase — protein: MKSILITGGAGFIGSNFVLYFLKKYPNYHIVNLDLLTYAGSLENLKGVENFNNYTFIQGDICDEGLVDEIFKKYEIESVIHFAAESHVDNSIANPNAFIKTNVNGTFNLLHTAYLHWFEAPHIAKRGKENCVFHHISTDEVFGSLGESGYFTESTPYAPNSPYSASKASSDMLVRSYIHTYGLKAFITNCSNNYGPKQHDEKLIPTIIRNALQGETIPIYGDGKNVRDWLYVEDHCRAIDVVFHSQCYGETFNVGGNCERVNIEIVKHICALLDEIAPRADKKSYQSQIAFVQDRAGHDRRYAIDSSKIAKILGWKPQESFASGLEKTLRYYVRKYRSVL
- a CDS encoding acyltransferase; the encoded protein is MISIDSGTFINNNFSLVAYREGIHIGRNCFIGTNFQVMSSDFHALTIKNRNDEKYIQSASVEIGDNCFIGNNVIVLKGVKLGSGCVVGSGSVVTKSFGANLIIAGNPARLIKEIKQEE
- a CDS encoding sugar 3,4-ketoisomerase → MYKMIDLQMHNDKGSMLIALQKNVNCPFEIKRAFYIFGVPKDVIRGEHANKNSQFLFVTLQGACKICVDNGVKKEEFLLDSPQKALYLDKMLWKEMYHFSENCILLVLSDCYYDKDEYIYDYEAFKQMWGGGGVSSLRYLLEVA
- a CDS encoding sugar 3,4-ketoisomerase, giving the protein MNCKVMKLDVKADERGKLVALENLKNIPFEIKRVYYIFDTKPEFQRGGHAHKHLEQLIVAMDGSCEFVLDDGTKRQNVFLNRPDIGLYIGKNMWREMRNFSYGCKLMILASDFYDESEYIRDYDEFLRQF
- a CDS encoding acyltransferase: MYAIYVWIFNKIENCFHNFLKHSCDRLSIRAVKFIAFYYPDAKIRKLYLRRLGFIMDEGTFSNLGLKFTMNDDFSPCVFVAKRVSIAPNVTFIANSEPNNSLLLTQNSYVREKLIKKNIKIIVEDDVWIGANVTIMPGVRLRRGCIIGAGAVLTKDTDEFGVYAGIPAIKIRQLEGFK
- a CDS encoding GNAT family N-acetyltransferase, whose translation is MIKISIYEEIKIKEWNLFNQNAKNGIFMFDRNYMDYHADRFMDHSLMFYEDSKLIALLPLNIKDCVLYSHQGLTFGGFITNSIMKQYKMLECFEALLEYMREIKAQKMIYKAIPYIYHKYPAQEDIYALSLFGAKPCRTDCSSSINLAHLLSMPKGRKAQISRAKREGVVIESSTNFPAFITLLNEVLQTKHNTQAVHSAKELELLHNRFKENITLYIAKQNNEILAATLLFIYPNLVHTQYLATSEKGRAVGALDLLIKTLIDKYATTKQYFDFGISTENNGLFLNEGLIAQKEGFGARTIVHSFYELNINGGGGGVTLLKNNRVIFHTSFANEVA
- a CDS encoding formyltransferase family protein; this translates as MKVCIAGKNDIAVNALEFLLTFYEPKDLIVVPNQNDEGKDTWQRSLKKVAQKYGVKIVSLEECYSVKDLLFISLEFDLIIKPEKFVSKRLFNIHFSNLPKYKGVYTSIMPILYGENEAGVTLHYIDDGIDTGDIISQRLFKIGLNDTARDLYFKYLKNAFLLFKLEFKKLESGNCKRQKQDLIGSFFTRKSIEFERKLDLNKTSFEIHNELRAFIFEEYQLPQINHFQIVKSRLSKKFIGRKVFKEFDDKFILSGIDGFKIEARKK